In Arachis hypogaea cultivar Tifrunner chromosome 2, arahy.Tifrunner.gnm2.J5K5, whole genome shotgun sequence, a genomic segment contains:
- the LOC140177060 gene encoding uncharacterized protein: MANNMNPNIVAFTLTKGQSNNRPPYFNGSNYSYWKERMRIFMQSIDYNIWKIILNGPDIPTKQNADGEVVAKEDNEWTDEEKKKVELNAKAINLMHCAISFEEFRKVSRCKTAKQIWDNLRLTHEGTKQVRETRIDMLMKEYEMFSMKEDESIDQMFERFLIIINNLDAMGRSYSEETLVRKILRSLTKKWEVKSTAISERNDLIKITYDELRGKLLAYETTHMSQDKDDKKKSIALKSRMTAQGEESDDSFSDEEMVLFARKMRRLLRYKNKGKGSSSSKDVKKDQVKFTCHHCKEPGHFKSDCPQLKKGKKSKKDKKKVMMATWEDLENDTSSESSDQEAQICLMANHNDEDKVDLSDLSIDELHYIIKDISVNSKKLLDKYAKCKKENEALRTENDLLLKKVKANETNNEKFLKEENIALRTELEKFKLKHEVTASTDLISENKKLNEQIKSLNEDLVKFVQGSQNLNKLLACQRFGSEKSGIGFIEGNKSVFKPNFQKSESSSSKFFKPKGFSKPQKSVGKNQCYKCNRNGHNPPQCFIFLRSFGNDNFTSKDPNGFGYLRLAEEHAGKIIAIGKVGKDFSTCIDSVFLVDGLKHNLLSISQLCDLGYAVTFRKSYCSVINEKTWAVLFVAKKSDNVYGITLDNLKVQNVTCFSSMESEKWMWHKRLGPASMFQISKLVKRGLVRGLPNIKFDKDIICDACQMGKQIKTSFKPKEDVSTKKPLELLHLDLFGPTRTQSLGGKSYGMVIVDDYTRFGWVFFLAHKHEAFSVFEKFNKKVQNEKDDSPGFEAELPENNEPVQQYSSSQEAAPASNEKFNSAGDNLELSPVAVENTDAEAIVDQEEPESSN; encoded by the exons atgGCCAACAACATGAATCCCAACATCGTGGCTTTCACTCTCACTAAAGGGCAGTCCAACAATAGACCTCCCTACTTCAATGGCAGCAACTACTCTTactggaaagagagaatgagaatCTTCATGCAGTCGATCGACTACAACATCTGGAAGATCATTCTCAATGGCCCAGACATTCCTACCAAACAGAATGCTGATGGAGAAGTTGTGGCAAAGGAGGACAATGAATGGacagatgaagaaaagaagaaggttgaACTCAATGCCAAGGCAATCAACTTGATGCACTGTGCAATCAGTTTTGAAGAGTTCAGAAAAGTGTCAAGGTGTAAAACAGCGAAACAAATCTGGGATAATCTCAGACTCACTCATGAAGGCACTAAGCAAGTGAGGGAAACCAGAATTGATATGTTAATGAAGGAGTATGAAATGTTCAGCATGAAGGAAGATGAGAGCATCGATCAAATGTTCGAAAGGTTCTTGATAATCATCAACAATCTGGACGCCATGGGAAGAAGCTACTCTGAAGAAACCTTGGTAAGAAAGATTCTGAGGAGTCTTACTAAGAAATGGGAAGTGAAAAGCACAGCCATCTCTGAAAGGAATGATTTGATCAAAatcacctatgatgagctgagaggcaaGCTGCTGGCTTATGAAACCACTCACATGTCTCAAGACAAagatgacaaaaagaaaagtatagcacTAAAATCAAGAATGACAGCCCAAGGAGAAGAATCTGATGACAGTTTCTCAGATGAAGAAATGGTGCTCTTtgcaagaaaaatgagaagaCTACTGAGATACAAAAACAAAGGCAAAGGAAGCTCTTCATCCAAAGATGTCAAGAAAGATCAAGTCAAGTTCACATGCCATCACTGCAAGGAGCCTGGTCACTTCAAGTCAGATTGCCCTCAACTTAAGAAAGGCAAAAAATCtaagaaagacaaaaaaaaggtGATGATGGCAACATGGGAGGACTTGGAGAATGACACCAGCTCAGAAAGCTCAGATCAAGAAGCTCAAATATGTCTGATGGCAAATCATAATGATGAAGATAAGGTAGATCTCTCTGACTTATCTATTGATGAACTGCACTACATTATCAAAGACATTTCTGTGAACTCTAAGAAACTCTTGGATAAGTATGCTAAATGTAAGAAAGAAAATGAGGCTTTGAGGACAGAAAATGATcttcttttgaaaaaggttaaGGCAAATGAAACTAATAATGAAaagtttttaaaagaagaaaatattgccTTGCGAACTGAATTagaaaaattcaaactcaagcatgAAGTTACTGCCTCCACTGATTTGATTTCTGAAAACAAAAAGCTGaatgaacaaataaaaagttTGAATGAAGACTTAGTAAAGTTTGTTCAAGGTTCTCAAAATTTGAACAAACTGCTTGCTTGTCAAAGATTTGGGTCTGAAAAATCTGGAATTGGTTTCATAGAGGGAAATAAATCAGTTTTCAAACCAAACTTTCAAAAATCTGAATCTTCCTCTTCCAaatttttcaaaccaaaaggaTTCAGCAAACCCCAGAAATCAGTGGGCAAAAATCAGTGCTACAAGTGCAATAGAAATGGTCATAATCCTCCTCAATGTTTCATCTTTCTTAGGTCTTTTGGTAATGATA ATTTcacatcaaaggatccaaatggatttggatacctaaggttagctGAAGAACATGCAG gtaaaataattgccATTGGTAAGGTTGGCAAAGATTTTTCAACTTGCATTGATAGTGTCTTCTTAGTTGATGGGTTAAAGCATAATCTATTGAgcataagtcaattgtgtgaccttgggtaTGCTGTAACCTTCAGGAAATCATATTGTAGTGTCATAAATGAGAAAACATGGGCTGTTTTATTTGTTGCCAAAAAAAGTGACAATGTTTATGGTATCACTCTAGATAATCTAAAAGTTCAAAATGTGACTTGTTTCTCTTCAATGGAATCTGAAAAATGGATGTGGCATAAGAGATTAGGACCTGCTAGCATGTTCCAAATCTCTAAGCTTGTAAAGAGAGGCTTAGTTAGAGGTCTTcctaatataaaatttgataaggACATCATctgtgatgcttgtcaaatgggTAAACAAATTAAAACCTCTTTCAAACCCAAGGAAGATGTCTCTACTAAGAAACCATTGGAGTTGTTACATCTTGATCTATTTGGACCAACTAGGACTCAAAGTCTTGGAGGAAAGAGTTATGGCatggtaattgtggatgactatactagattTGGCTGGGTGTTCTTTCTTGCTCATAAACACGAGGCCTTTTCAGTTTTTGAGAAATTCAACAAAAAGgttcaaaatgaaaaag ATGATAGTCCAGGTTTCGAAGCTGAATTACCTGAGAACAATGAGCCAGTTCAACAATATTCAAGTTCTCAAGAAGCTGCACCTGCTAGCAACGAAAAGTTCAATTCTGCAGGAGACAATTTGGAATTATCTCCTGTTGCTGTAGAAAATACTGATGCAGAGGCCATTGTTGATCAAGAGGAACCTGAATCCTCAAACTAG